Proteins encoded together in one Terriglobus saanensis SP1PR4 window:
- a CDS encoding M13 family metallopeptidase gives MRNLFLIALLFSTSVCLSAQNAAQAIVLDDTISAPTSAPKTPISMDLNGIDKTVDPCTDFYAYACGNWRKNNPIPADKVRYGQFDALNERNNYLLYQDLRAAADHPTTPLQVKYGNYFAACMDTAQHDKLGAQPILPVLAKIDHWNNKATLAALLGNLEDKDGVGTLFDFGSEQDQKDSTKQIGVIMQGGLSLPDRDYYLQQDDRMKTIRAQYIEHLTKMFVLLGDTPEKAATEAKSVMTIETALAEGSTPRVDLRDPTNVYHIKSRAELQSLTPGFKWSEYLGALRRDQLTSLNVGTPNFFKAMNQEVESTSIGDLKSYLRWHVVHQFAGGLSKAFDQENFNFFSATLAGQKEQAPRWKRCTSGTDHALGEAVGQDWVKKNFPPSAKDNMEQLVHALEAALDQDIKGLDWMSDTTKVEAKKKLDAFRDKIGYPEKWRDYSKLDVKRDDYVHDLQQTVIFNDRRDLDKIGQPVDEKEWGMTPPTVNAYYDSSNNDINFPAGILQPPFYDFKIDPAVNFGAIGVVIGHEMTHGFDDEGSQFDPKGNVRMWWTPEDKAKFDERTACEVKEYGAFEPVPGAILNGKLTLGENTADNGGLHIAYAALMNTLAKENLSTTATIDGYTPAQRYFLGFAQVWCENTREQTARMRAKTDPHSPGRFRVNGSVVNFDKFGEAFNCKKGQPMTPVDSCRVW, from the coding sequence ATGCGCAACCTTTTCCTTATAGCCTTGCTCTTCAGCACGAGCGTCTGCCTTTCTGCACAGAACGCCGCACAGGCCATTGTCCTCGATGACACTATCTCGGCCCCCACCTCTGCGCCAAAAACTCCCATCTCCATGGACCTCAACGGGATAGATAAGACCGTCGATCCCTGCACAGACTTCTACGCCTACGCCTGCGGCAACTGGCGAAAGAATAATCCCATCCCTGCAGACAAAGTCCGTTACGGCCAGTTCGACGCTCTCAACGAACGCAATAACTACCTCCTCTATCAGGACCTCCGCGCTGCAGCCGACCATCCCACCACGCCGCTCCAAGTGAAGTACGGCAATTACTTCGCTGCCTGCATGGACACGGCGCAGCACGACAAACTCGGCGCGCAGCCTATCCTGCCCGTGCTGGCGAAGATCGACCATTGGAACAACAAGGCCACCCTTGCCGCGCTTCTCGGCAATCTGGAAGACAAAGACGGCGTTGGTACGCTCTTCGACTTCGGTTCCGAGCAGGACCAGAAAGATTCCACCAAGCAGATCGGCGTCATCATGCAAGGTGGCCTCTCCTTGCCTGACCGGGACTATTACCTGCAGCAGGACGATCGGATGAAGACGATCCGCGCGCAGTACATCGAACATCTGACGAAGATGTTCGTACTCCTCGGCGACACACCCGAAAAAGCCGCGACCGAAGCGAAGTCGGTGATGACCATTGAGACGGCTCTGGCGGAAGGCTCCACGCCGCGCGTCGATCTGCGCGATCCCACCAACGTGTATCACATCAAGTCCCGCGCAGAGCTCCAGTCTCTGACGCCCGGTTTTAAGTGGAGTGAGTACCTCGGTGCCCTGCGCCGCGACCAACTCACCAGCCTCAACGTCGGCACTCCCAACTTCTTCAAGGCCATGAACCAGGAGGTCGAATCCACTTCCATCGGCGATCTCAAGAGCTACCTTCGTTGGCACGTCGTCCACCAATTCGCTGGCGGTCTCTCCAAGGCTTTCGATCAGGAGAACTTCAACTTCTTCTCCGCCACACTCGCCGGACAGAAGGAACAAGCGCCCCGCTGGAAGCGTTGCACCTCCGGAACCGACCACGCTCTCGGCGAAGCGGTCGGCCAGGATTGGGTCAAGAAGAATTTTCCACCCTCGGCGAAGGACAACATGGAGCAGCTTGTCCACGCCCTCGAAGCCGCACTCGATCAGGACATCAAGGGCCTCGACTGGATGAGCGACACCACCAAGGTCGAAGCCAAGAAGAAGCTGGACGCATTCCGCGACAAGATCGGTTATCCCGAGAAATGGCGTGACTACTCCAAACTGGACGTGAAACGCGACGACTATGTCCATGACCTGCAGCAGACGGTCATCTTCAACGACCGCCGCGATCTGGACAAGATCGGGCAACCCGTGGACGAGAAGGAGTGGGGCATGACGCCTCCCACCGTGAACGCCTACTACGATTCGTCCAACAACGACATCAACTTCCCCGCAGGCATCCTCCAGCCACCGTTCTACGACTTCAAGATCGATCCCGCAGTGAACTTCGGCGCCATCGGCGTGGTTATTGGACACGAAATGACCCATGGCTTCGACGACGAGGGTTCGCAGTTCGACCCTAAGGGCAATGTCCGGATGTGGTGGACCCCCGAAGACAAGGCCAAGTTCGATGAACGCACCGCCTGCGAGGTCAAGGAATACGGCGCCTTCGAGCCCGTTCCCGGAGCGATCCTCAACGGTAAGCTGACCCTCGGCGAGAACACGGCCGATAACGGAGGCCTGCACATCGCCTACGCCGCCCTGATGAACACTCTCGCTAAGGAGAATCTGTCCACAACGGCAACCATCGATGGCTACACCCCAGCCCAACGCTACTTCCTCGGCTTTGCCCAGGTCTGGTGCGAAAACACACGCGAACAGACGGCTCGTATGCGCGCCAAGACCGATCCGCACTCCCCTGGACGGTTCCGCGTCAACGGATCTGTCGTCAACTTCGACAAATTCGGCGAAGCCTTCAACTGCAAGAAAGGCCAGCCCATGACGCCCGTCGATTCCTGCCGCGTCTGGTAG
- a CDS encoding DUF3467 domain-containing protein, translating into MSEMKVPDLQQQKLTLTDAPDYRDTYANSVQVKMSVWDFMLVFGTLQPTTSPDEVNIRNLQGIYLSPQQAKALWNVLGQNLAQYEQTFGEVHLEPQFPAANGPVH; encoded by the coding sequence ATGAGCGAGATGAAGGTCCCCGATCTACAGCAGCAGAAGCTGACGCTCACTGATGCACCGGATTATCGCGACACCTATGCGAACAGCGTGCAGGTGAAGATGAGCGTCTGGGACTTCATGCTCGTCTTCGGAACCCTGCAGCCCACAACCTCTCCGGACGAAGTCAACATCCGCAATCTGCAGGGGATTTATCTCAGCCCGCAGCAGGCGAAGGCGCTCTGGAACGTGCTGGGGCAGAACCTCGCACAGTACGAGCAGACCTTTGGCGAAGTGCATCTGGAGCCGCAGTTCCCTGCTGCCAACGGGCCCGTGCACTAG
- the tdh gene encoding L-threonine 3-dehydrogenase produces MKALVKARAERGLWIEDVPEPEMGINDVKIRVLATGICGTDLHIYEWDAWAQKTIPVPLVIGHEFVGEIAAVGSNVTDFHVGDRVSGEGHVVCGRCRNCLAGRRHLCAHTQGVGVNRAGAFAEYIVLPMTNIWRHDHGIDLDVAAIFDPFGNAVHTALAFPVLGEDVLVTGAGPIGIMAAAVARHAGARHVVITDLNPYRRELAVKAAHVTRAIDPRETTLEQVQHELGMQEGFDVGLEMSGNANAFRDMIGAMSHGGKISMLGIPSPSEMSIDWSKVIFNQLTLRGIYGREMYETWYKMTVMLQSGLDLSKVITHRLPWTEFETGFDAMRSGNSGKVVLDWSNL; encoded by the coding sequence ATGAAGGCACTTGTGAAGGCGCGCGCCGAGCGCGGATTGTGGATTGAAGATGTGCCCGAACCCGAGATGGGCATTAACGATGTGAAAATTCGAGTGCTGGCCACTGGCATCTGCGGGACCGACCTGCATATCTACGAATGGGACGCTTGGGCGCAGAAGACCATCCCTGTGCCGCTGGTGATCGGGCATGAGTTTGTTGGCGAAATCGCGGCTGTCGGATCGAATGTGACCGACTTTCATGTCGGCGACCGTGTAAGTGGCGAAGGCCACGTCGTCTGCGGGCGCTGCCGGAACTGTCTCGCTGGCAGGCGACATCTGTGCGCGCATACGCAGGGTGTCGGCGTGAATCGCGCAGGGGCCTTTGCGGAGTACATCGTGTTGCCGATGACGAACATCTGGCGGCACGACCACGGCATCGACCTCGATGTCGCGGCGATCTTCGATCCCTTCGGCAACGCGGTGCATACGGCCCTGGCGTTTCCCGTATTGGGAGAAGACGTTCTGGTAACCGGTGCCGGTCCGATCGGGATTATGGCGGCTGCGGTGGCGCGCCATGCGGGTGCAAGGCATGTGGTGATCACTGACCTCAATCCGTATCGCCGTGAGCTTGCGGTGAAGGCTGCCCATGTGACGCGGGCGATTGATCCGCGGGAGACAACGCTGGAGCAGGTCCAGCACGAGCTCGGCATGCAGGAGGGCTTCGATGTTGGCCTGGAGATGTCCGGCAATGCGAATGCCTTTCGCGACATGATTGGAGCGATGAGCCACGGCGGCAAGATCTCGATGCTGGGCATTCCTTCGCCCTCCGAGATGTCGATTGACTGGAGCAAAGTGATCTTTAATCAGCTGACGCTGCGGGGAATCTACGGGCGCGAGATGTATGAGACCTGGTACAAGATGACGGTGATGCTGCAGTCTGGACTCGATCTGAGCAAAGTCATTACACACCGTCTGCCATGGACAGAGTTTGAAACCGGTTTTGACGCGATGCGTTCCGGCAATTCGGGTAAAGTCGTTCTCGACTGGTCCAACCTCTAG
- a CDS encoding lactonase family protein, which yields MKFSQMGRFTLASLSSLAVCLGLIACTRDYTVAYVYATSTKSNPGLVNVYHVDFQSGSLMQLSDSPVSSGGKNPVGLVVTNSQKSLFVINRDDSNIVWYQIGTDGKIYAQKTYSTAGSFPVALAISSDDKFLYVVCTYQGTSSTGPGIINVFQTADDATNNDYSLTPLTALNTNVGVTPIGVVASTNATTTATATAPATTVSFLYVIEQDTTTTSNLLGFSRNTTTGALTALAGTTVTATAATGYSSGVLPSSIVEDPKARYLYVTDRSANQVIGYTFSSGGVPTPMNNGPFATGSLPVAATIDPRGKFLYVANYNANTVTPFAIDISTGSLSASSGSTGTATGTGPTCVTIESALGIYLFTSNQLDNSVTGLQLNPSTGALKNIQNTPFPASGLPSCAAAVANGDHATQIVQ from the coding sequence ATGAAGTTCAGTCAGATGGGCCGTTTTACGCTGGCCTCGCTCTCGTCTCTCGCGGTATGTCTCGGCCTTATCGCATGCACCCGTGACTATACGGTGGCATACGTCTACGCGACTTCCACCAAGTCCAATCCGGGCCTGGTCAACGTCTACCACGTGGACTTTCAGTCGGGTTCGCTCATGCAGCTTTCGGATTCGCCAGTCTCATCCGGCGGAAAGAACCCTGTAGGTCTCGTCGTGACCAATAGCCAGAAGAGCCTTTTCGTGATCAACCGCGACGATTCCAATATCGTCTGGTATCAGATCGGCACGGATGGCAAGATCTATGCGCAGAAGACCTATAGCACCGCCGGGAGCTTCCCGGTGGCCCTCGCAATTTCTTCGGACGACAAGTTTCTCTACGTCGTCTGCACTTACCAGGGGACAAGCAGCACCGGCCCAGGCATTATCAATGTCTTCCAGACAGCCGACGATGCAACGAACAATGACTATAGCTTGACCCCGCTGACCGCGCTCAATACGAACGTCGGGGTAACTCCGATCGGTGTTGTGGCAAGCACGAACGCCACGACCACAGCTACAGCTACTGCACCCGCTACAACCGTCAGTTTCCTGTACGTCATCGAGCAGGATACGACGACTACGAGCAATCTCCTCGGATTCTCCCGCAATACCACTACGGGGGCTTTGACGGCGCTCGCTGGCACCACGGTAACAGCGACGGCAGCGACGGGGTACAGCTCAGGCGTTCTTCCCAGCTCCATCGTGGAAGATCCCAAGGCCCGTTACCTCTATGTGACGGATCGCTCGGCCAACCAGGTCATCGGCTACACCTTCTCCTCCGGCGGCGTACCAACACCTATGAACAATGGCCCCTTCGCCACTGGATCGTTGCCCGTAGCCGCCACCATCGATCCTCGCGGCAAGTTCCTCTACGTGGCGAATTACAACGCCAACACGGTGACGCCGTTTGCCATCGATATCTCAACCGGATCGCTCTCCGCCTCTAGCGGTTCCACAGGAACGGCGACAGGTACAGGTCCGACCTGCGTGACGATCGAATCGGCTCTTGGTATCTACCTCTTCACTTCCAACCAGCTGGATAACTCGGTAACGGGCCTTCAGCTCAACCCGAGCACGGGCGCTCTGAAGAACATTCAGAACACCCCGTTCCCGGCTTCCGGTCTGCCAAGCTGCGCTGCTGCGGTTGCCAACGGCGATCACGCAACCCAGATCGTTCAGTAA
- a CDS encoding HAD hydrolase-like protein: protein MQSIQQKLIIFDFDGTLADTFDLFAQTFDFLASSYRFKPFDRENGAHLRTLHARAILAYHQVPMWKLPAITLEMRKLMAQDIDKVRLFPGMEEVLKYLAQHGARLALLSSNSQDNVLRVLGHETAKLFLHIECGTSIFGKRSKLKKLLKTTGFQNVDTILIGDEIRDCEAAKQLEIPFGGVAWGYNDPDVLAQAGAQWIFAEASDLASRGKVFF from the coding sequence ATGCAATCGATACAGCAAAAACTCATCATCTTCGACTTTGACGGGACTCTGGCAGACACCTTCGATCTCTTCGCCCAAACCTTCGATTTTCTTGCTAGTTCGTATCGATTCAAGCCCTTTGACCGCGAAAACGGTGCGCATCTGCGAACGCTGCACGCGCGAGCCATCCTCGCTTACCATCAGGTCCCCATGTGGAAACTGCCCGCCATTACGCTCGAAATGCGGAAGCTCATGGCGCAGGACATCGACAAGGTGCGGCTGTTTCCAGGAATGGAAGAGGTTTTGAAATATCTCGCACAGCACGGCGCTCGACTGGCCCTCTTGAGCTCGAACTCGCAGGACAATGTGTTGCGCGTCTTAGGCCATGAGACAGCAAAACTCTTTCTTCATATCGAGTGTGGAACATCCATCTTCGGCAAGCGCTCCAAGCTCAAGAAGTTGCTCAAGACGACAGGCTTCCAAAACGTCGACACCATCCTGATCGGCGATGAGATACGCGATTGTGAAGCGGCCAAACAGTTGGAGATCCCGTTTGGCGGTGTGGCATGGGGCTACAACGATCCAGACGTGCTTGCGCAGGCGGGTGCACAATGGATCTTCGCCGAGGCCTCTGACCTCGCTTCACGAGGAAAAGTCTTCTTCTGA
- a CDS encoding beta-propeller fold lactonase family protein gives MKLSRIGRASLATVVSLAVGLGMTACGGGTIGFMWVLAGKQTSNGSGNSITGFKIDNFTGNLTEVVNSPFTSGGVNPVQAVVKPGGRYVYAVNQGDGTTAGNIALFSVGGDGILSFQQNYSTQGDVTSKPVFLQMDSAGGFLYVLDTQAPFTRDSNSGAILNPIPAGCTIANCGAITVFSVAADTGRLTLVTNATTKNSAGTNITYFPVGPTPSLMKYFSGTLLTVNAPDTSTSQTTQTITSYSANATSGQLTLTTNSTQQTNLTTITSITTGGSYVYLTDAASNTISPYTLGTNGVLQSVTGGPVTNFVSQVTPVWTLTDGTKFVYVLNQTSTNVTTSFSSIGAYTVDSNGKLTKVSDTNNPYPVGAGPVCMVEDPLAKYVYTSNANDGSVTGYEINKSTGQLNALRRGSTFAVTGKPTCLIVSGNVN, from the coding sequence ATGAAGTTGAGCAGAATCGGCCGAGCATCTCTGGCCACAGTAGTATCCCTCGCCGTAGGTTTGGGCATGACGGCGTGCGGCGGCGGAACAATCGGGTTCATGTGGGTCCTCGCTGGAAAACAGACGTCGAATGGCTCCGGGAACTCCATTACCGGGTTCAAGATCGACAACTTCACCGGAAACCTGACTGAGGTTGTGAACTCGCCCTTTACTTCCGGCGGCGTCAATCCCGTCCAAGCGGTAGTGAAGCCTGGCGGCCGGTACGTCTATGCTGTCAATCAGGGCGACGGCACGACAGCTGGCAATATTGCCCTTTTCAGCGTCGGCGGCGATGGCATTTTGAGTTTCCAGCAGAACTACAGCACCCAGGGCGATGTCACCTCGAAACCAGTATTCCTTCAGATGGATAGCGCTGGAGGTTTCCTCTATGTTCTCGATACCCAGGCACCGTTCACGCGTGATAGCAACTCGGGAGCAATCCTGAATCCGATCCCGGCAGGTTGCACTATTGCCAACTGCGGCGCGATCACGGTCTTTTCCGTCGCCGCCGATACCGGCCGCCTGACTTTGGTCACTAACGCCACCACGAAGAACAGCGCTGGAACCAACATCACGTACTTCCCCGTGGGCCCGACGCCGAGCCTGATGAAGTATTTTTCCGGAACGCTCCTGACGGTGAATGCGCCGGATACCAGCACCAGCCAGACGACGCAGACGATTACGTCCTACTCGGCGAACGCGACCAGTGGCCAGTTGACGCTGACCACAAACAGCACCCAACAGACCAACCTGACGACGATCACTTCGATCACCACCGGTGGAAGCTATGTCTATCTCACGGACGCCGCATCCAACACCATCTCTCCCTATACTCTGGGGACGAACGGTGTACTCCAAAGCGTTACGGGCGGTCCAGTTACAAACTTCGTGAGCCAGGTCACTCCAGTCTGGACACTGACCGATGGAACTAAGTTTGTTTATGTACTCAACCAGACATCGACCAACGTCACGACGAGCTTTAGCAGCATCGGAGCGTACACCGTCGACTCCAATGGCAAGCTCACCAAGGTATCGGACACGAACAATCCGTATCCCGTCGGCGCTGGTCCGGTTTGCATGGTCGAAGATCCGTTGGCTAAGTATGTCTACACGTCGAATGCCAACGATGGCAGCGTGACAGGCTACGAAATCAATAAATCTACGGGACAGTTGAACGCGCTTCGCCGCGGTTCCACCTTTGCGGTCACGGGCAAGCCTACCTGCCTGATCGTAAGCGGAAACGTAAACTAA
- a CDS encoding radical SAM protein encodes MPTRTCTAACRHCGSFSSPKVKQSLEASVIRTSIEQAAELGFALIAFTGGEATLAWDELLEGIGLAHTLGLRTRLVTNAHWAESAHAASKVVTALHAAGLDELNISTGDEHARFVPLDRVALGIATGLEHGYTVHIMVEYRQNRSITKTVLLAHPLLADHPHRERIEIVESPWMPLSPEQMGDYRNVDRVDGENVHARGPCTSVLESYTVHPDGRVSACCGLGMELIEELYAGEARGPNFLANAMADAEGDLLKLWLRYKGPEKILAWASERDPSIQWENMYAHNCQACQRVYHDPKVAATILTHYKEAEAEIIESVVFDEVLYPLLRASALPSSTR; translated from the coding sequence ATGCCAACGCGCACATGCACCGCTGCCTGCCGACACTGCGGATCCTTCAGTAGTCCTAAAGTCAAACAGTCGCTGGAAGCTTCTGTGATTCGGACGTCTATCGAACAGGCAGCCGAGCTTGGCTTTGCACTCATAGCGTTCACCGGTGGCGAAGCGACGCTGGCATGGGACGAACTGCTGGAGGGGATAGGGCTTGCGCATACGCTGGGCCTGCGCACCCGGCTGGTCACCAATGCGCACTGGGCAGAATCTGCCCACGCAGCATCCAAAGTGGTCACCGCACTCCACGCTGCGGGTCTGGATGAGTTGAATATAAGTACCGGCGACGAGCACGCACGATTTGTCCCTCTGGATCGAGTGGCGCTGGGAATCGCGACAGGACTGGAACACGGCTATACCGTCCACATCATGGTGGAATACCGCCAGAACCGAAGCATTACCAAAACGGTCTTGCTTGCTCATCCTCTGCTTGCCGACCATCCCCACCGTGAACGAATCGAGATCGTGGAGAGTCCCTGGATGCCGCTAAGTCCGGAGCAGATGGGCGACTACAGGAACGTCGACCGAGTCGATGGCGAAAATGTGCACGCCCGCGGTCCCTGCACCAGCGTCCTCGAAAGCTACACAGTACATCCCGATGGCCGAGTCAGCGCATGCTGCGGTCTCGGCATGGAACTGATTGAGGAGCTTTACGCAGGCGAAGCGCGCGGACCGAACTTTCTCGCGAACGCGATGGCTGACGCGGAAGGTGACTTACTCAAACTATGGCTGCGTTACAAAGGGCCGGAAAAGATCCTGGCCTGGGCCTCTGAGCGCGATCCATCGATCCAGTGGGAAAACATGTATGCGCACAACTGCCAGGCGTGCCAGCGGGTCTATCACGACCCTAAAGTAGCCGCGACGATCCTCACACATTACAAAGAAGCGGAGGCGGAGATCATCGAAAGTGTGGTCTTCGACGAAGTGCTTTACCCGCTCCTGCGGGCTTCTGCTCTTCCAAGCTCCACGCGTTGA
- a CDS encoding asparaginase domain-containing protein yields the protein MRPITLLTTGGTIEKRYVEQMGAMANTEPQIQRCLALLRLPGAKITVEELMNKDSLVMTPEDRELIATAAARSTSRGIPVVVTHGTDTMVQTGLVLADRLPDLRTPVLLTGAMTPFGIEGSDAIQNLTESLLAASLVAPGVYIVFHGEVFPIADVKKDTEQSRFVRVSQR from the coding sequence ATGCGTCCAATCACACTTCTCACCACCGGCGGCACCATCGAAAAGCGCTACGTCGAACAGATGGGCGCGATGGCCAACACGGAGCCGCAGATCCAGCGCTGTCTCGCTCTTCTCCGCCTGCCAGGGGCGAAGATTACCGTCGAAGAGTTGATGAATAAGGACTCGCTGGTCATGACACCGGAAGACCGGGAACTCATCGCCACGGCGGCGGCCCGCTCCACGTCCCGGGGCATCCCTGTGGTCGTCACCCACGGGACGGACACCATGGTACAGACTGGCCTCGTCCTCGCCGACCGCCTCCCCGACCTGCGCACACCGGTCCTTCTCACGGGCGCCATGACGCCTTTCGGCATCGAGGGCTCAGACGCTATCCAAAACCTGACCGAAAGCCTTCTGGCTGCGTCGCTTGTCGCACCTGGCGTCTACATCGTCTTCCACGGCGAGGTCTTCCCTATCGCGGACGTGAAGAAGGACACCGAGCAGAGCCGATTCGTCAGGGTTTCCCAAAGATGA
- a CDS encoding glycine C-acetyltransferase has translation MSETRKQLGYLTEQLDAMRAAGTHFRLRVLDDQQAPICHYDGKEVINLASNNYLGLANHPKLIEAAVEATKKFGAGSGAVRTIAGTMRLHMQLEERIAAFKNVEACVVFQSGFAANAGTVSAILGKEDFIFSDELNHASIIDGARLSRAKIKVFRHKDVAHCEELLAEVQNEPGRKLVITDGVFSMDGDIGPVGALAGVAERYGAIMMVDDAHASGVLGRHGRGSIDHFHAHGRVDIQVGTLSKAIGSLGGYVCGSRDLIDFLYHRARPFLFSTSHPPAVPASCLAAFDILESEPDRMERLWRNTHSFKATLASAGFNIGGQNTPMSETPILPIIVGESAKAAEFSRALFDAGLMATAITYPTVAQGKARIRTIVTSEHSPETLAQAAEILTATAKKLAIL, from the coding sequence ATGAGTGAAACACGCAAACAGCTTGGATATCTGACGGAACAGCTCGACGCCATGCGCGCTGCCGGAACGCACTTTCGCCTGCGCGTCCTGGACGATCAGCAGGCTCCTATCTGCCACTATGACGGCAAAGAGGTCATCAATCTCGCTTCGAATAACTACCTTGGGTTGGCGAACCATCCGAAGCTGATTGAAGCGGCAGTGGAAGCGACGAAGAAGTTTGGTGCGGGCTCCGGCGCAGTGCGAACGATCGCGGGCACCATGCGTCTCCACATGCAGCTGGAAGAGCGCATCGCGGCCTTCAAGAACGTCGAAGCGTGCGTGGTTTTCCAGTCCGGCTTTGCTGCGAATGCGGGAACGGTGTCCGCGATCCTGGGCAAGGAGGACTTCATCTTCTCCGATGAGTTGAACCACGCGTCCATCATCGACGGCGCACGCCTCTCGCGGGCGAAGATCAAGGTCTTTCGGCATAAGGACGTCGCCCACTGCGAGGAACTCCTCGCCGAAGTGCAGAACGAGCCCGGGCGCAAGCTGGTCATCACGGATGGTGTGTTCTCGATGGACGGTGATATCGGACCGGTGGGAGCTCTGGCGGGTGTGGCCGAGCGCTACGGGGCCATCATGATGGTCGATGATGCGCACGCCTCCGGTGTCCTGGGACGGCATGGCCGGGGTTCTATTGACCACTTCCACGCGCACGGACGCGTCGATATTCAGGTGGGTACGCTCTCCAAGGCGATTGGATCGCTGGGCGGCTACGTCTGCGGATCCCGCGACTTGATCGACTTCCTCTACCATCGCGCGCGACCGTTCCTGTTTTCCACGTCGCATCCGCCTGCGGTTCCTGCGAGCTGCCTGGCGGCCTTCGACATCCTGGAGAGCGAGCCGGACCGTATGGAGAGGCTGTGGCGAAATACCCATAGCTTCAAAGCGACGCTGGCGAGTGCAGGCTTCAATATCGGAGGGCAAAATACGCCCATGAGTGAGACGCCCATTCTGCCGATCATCGTTGGGGAGAGTGCGAAAGCGGCGGAGTTCAGCCGTGCACTCTTCGACGCAGGCCTGATGGCGACGGCGATTACCTATCCCACGGTGGCGCAGGGCAAGGCTCGCATCCGTACGATCGTGACCAGCGAACACTCGCCGGAAACGCTGGCGCAGGCTGCGGAGATCCTTACCGCAACGGCGAAAAAGCTGGCGATTCTTTAA